In Oceanibaculum nanhaiense, the following are encoded in one genomic region:
- a CDS encoding phosphodiesterase, with protein sequence MLIAQITDTHITRERKPAYNRVDTAAYLERAVAHVNALDPRPDIVVMTGDLVDEGSAGEYAILRDILAPLAMPVYLMPGNHDARGALRAGFPDHPYLAQGGEWIQFAIEEYPLRLLALDTVTPGRGHGELCEGRLGWLSDRLAEQPERPTLVMLHHPPFPTGIAHMDKIGLLQGAEALGGILSRHRQVQRVICGHLHRPIQAVWHGTPVSVAPSPAHQVALDLRPGGPSAFMMEPPAIHLHSWTPAGLVTHQSYIGAFDGPYLFKDGSPAG encoded by the coding sequence ATGCTGATTGCCCAGATCACCGACACCCACATCACCCGCGAGCGCAAGCCGGCCTATAACCGGGTCGATACCGCCGCCTATCTGGAACGCGCGGTGGCGCATGTGAATGCGCTCGATCCGCGCCCCGACATCGTCGTCATGACCGGCGATCTGGTGGATGAGGGCAGTGCCGGCGAATATGCCATTCTGCGCGACATCCTGGCGCCGCTCGCCATGCCGGTCTATCTGATGCCGGGCAATCATGACGCGCGCGGCGCGCTGCGCGCCGGCTTCCCCGATCATCCTTATTTGGCTCAGGGCGGGGAGTGGATCCAGTTCGCCATCGAGGAATACCCGCTGCGCCTGCTGGCGCTGGACACGGTGACGCCGGGCCGCGGCCATGGCGAGCTGTGCGAGGGCCGGCTGGGCTGGCTTTCCGACCGGCTGGCCGAACAGCCGGAGCGCCCGACGCTGGTCATGCTGCATCACCCGCCTTTCCCGACGGGCATCGCCCATATGGACAAGATCGGCCTGCTGCAGGGCGCGGAGGCGCTGGGCGGCATCCTCAGCCGGCACAGGCAGGTGCAGCGCGTGATTTGCGGCCATCTGCACCGGCCGATCCAGGCGGTCTGGCATGGCACGCCGGTCAGCGTGGCGCCCAGCCCGGCGCATCAGGTGGCGCTGGATCTGCGGCCCGGCGGCCCGTCGGCCTTCATGATGGAGCCGCCGGCGATTCATCTGCACAGCTGGACTCCGGCCGGCCTGGTCACCCATCAGAGCTATATCGGGGCGTTCGACGGCCCCTACCTGTTCAAGGATGGCTCGCCGGCAGGTTAG